A window of the Bacteroidales bacterium genome harbors these coding sequences:
- a CDS encoding 4Fe-4S dicluster domain-containing protein, which produces MRYPKLRELKEAIVSLVTPPATTKFPYKPHIPAPAFRGKPVVNDAECVGCLTCSNVCPSGAITVSDDAVQKIRTITRDFGKCIFCGQCEAYCITAKGVILSHTIFDLSTFQKESLIEQQHKELIVCEHCGSVITTREHLHYIYDKLGTRAWSSLLTLRALNTRLQLAGEEETSTPPGDGLRRKDMFRILCPNCMRNIQVKLLL; this is translated from the coding sequence ATGCGATATCCGAAACTCAGGGAACTCAAAGAGGCTATCGTTTCGCTGGTCACCCCGCCGGCAACGACGAAATTTCCCTATAAACCCCATATTCCCGCACCGGCGTTCAGGGGTAAGCCGGTGGTAAACGATGCCGAATGCGTGGGGTGCCTTACCTGTTCCAACGTATGCCCTTCGGGTGCCATCACTGTTTCTGATGATGCCGTGCAGAAAATCCGCACCATAACCCGTGACTTCGGAAAATGCATTTTCTGCGGACAATGCGAAGCCTATTGCATTACAGCGAAAGGGGTAATTCTGTCCCATACCATTTTCGACCTGTCAACCTTTCAGAAAGAATCACTTATAGAACAACAGCACAAAGAACTTATTGTGTGTGAACATTGCGGAAGTGTTATCACCACCAGAGAACATCTGCATTATATCTACGACAAACTGGGTACCAGAGCATGGTCATCCCTTCTCACCCTGCGCGCACTGAATACAAGGCTTCAGCTTGCCGGTGAGGAAGAAACCAGTACCCCTCCGGGGGATGGGCTCCGCCGGAAGGATATGTTCAGGATCCTCTGCCCCAACTGCATGCGGAACATCCAGGTTAAACTGCTGCTATGA
- a CDS encoding hydrogenase maturation protease, translated as MKEFNELLELIADNRKKILFAGIGNVLRCDDGAGVYIVNNLMENTNITKILVEVSLENYVSRINNAKPDLLVLVDCIDFGREPGYAGLLLPEDTFETTINTHNLTLRRVTEFFNMPVCILGIQPSRLEVGEEMTPGVKKSADNIIRLLNQTIYQTVIQNHMPFQTQSKLPNTYAYDNC; from the coding sequence ATGAAAGAATTTAATGAATTACTCGAGCTGATTGCGGATAACCGGAAAAAAATCCTTTTTGCCGGCATAGGAAATGTTTTGCGGTGCGATGACGGAGCAGGAGTTTACATAGTGAACAACCTGATGGAAAACACAAACATCACCAAAATTCTGGTAGAAGTAAGCCTTGAAAACTATGTTTCGCGCATCAACAATGCAAAACCTGATCTGCTGGTATTGGTTGATTGCATCGATTTTGGCCGTGAACCGGGATACGCCGGATTGCTTCTGCCGGAAGACACTTTTGAAACAACGATAAACACACATAATCTGACCTTGCGCAGGGTAACGGAGTTTTTTAACATGCCGGTTTGCATCCTCGGAATACAACCTTCCCGCCTCGAGGTTGGGGAAGAAATGACGCCCGGGGTAAAAAAATCTGCAGATAATATTATCCGGTTGTTAAACCAAACCATTTACCAGACTGTAATACAAAACCACATGCCCTTTCAAACCCAAAGCAAACTTCCAAATACATACGCCTATGATAACTGTTAA
- a CDS encoding CBS domain-containing protein — translation MITVKDLLDKKGHTYHFISPEATVFDALKLMAEKNVGAIMVIHNGKLVGMFSERDYARKIILQGYSSKEAKVGDFMSTELVIARPEMTIYECMAIMLQKKVRHLPVLDHNEISGIITIRDVVKAVVHEQNVVIKDLENYIMGGGYGANP, via the coding sequence ATGATAACTGTTAAAGACCTGCTTGACAAAAAGGGACACACCTATCATTTCATCAGTCCCGAAGCCACAGTTTTCGATGCATTAAAACTGATGGCCGAAAAAAACGTTGGTGCCATAATGGTAATCCATAACGGCAAACTGGTGGGCATGTTTTCTGAAAGAGATTATGCCCGAAAAATTATCTTACAGGGGTATTCTTCAAAAGAAGCCAAAGTAGGCGATTTCATGTCAACAGAACTGGTAATCGCCAGGCCGGAAATGACTATTTATGAATGCATGGCCATCATGCTCCAGAAAAAGGTACGCCATCTTCCTGTGCTTGATCATAACGAAATTTCCGGAATTATTACAATCCGTGATGTGGTTAAGGCGGTGGTGCATGAACAGAATGTGGTAATTAAGGATCTGGAGAACTACATTATGGGCGGAGGGTACGGGGCAAATCCATAG
- a CDS encoding PAS domain S-box protein has protein sequence MAQENAERSKKSNDSQILSADFLQRILRESVNEIYVFEEDTWRFVYVNDAARLNLGFSEGELAQMTPLDIKPELTEEMFREILSPLYNGTKKKVVFETVHLRKNKSKYPVEVHLQMMQSAAKRFFVALILDITERKLAEEALRKSEKRFRTALYSIGDAVITTDTEGNIIHMNPVAEKLTGYEEPEARGKALNEVFVIVNELTGLTAENPVNRVLKEGNVIGLANHTILISKDGQQIPVADSGAPILDEDGKTTGVVLVFRDQSIERKWQREISENEARFRGLFESSAAGIALHRIVYDAEGNPVDYEILDVNPQYEKITGIPKEKAVGQRATLLYGTDQPPYFEQYLSVALSGNSLSFETYFEPMQKHFYITVFSPEREKFATTFIDITTLKNAIRQIEKSSRQFSKMFYEHSAVKMILEAETGRILDVNHAAEKFYGWTGEQMRTMKIKDINTLSPEEIQLEIEKVRTGKQNYFEFRHRLADGSVRDVEVYSTALEMDGKEVLYSIIHDVTEKRRAVESVLYEQYLLNSLMDTTPDLIYFKDNESRLIRVNKAVLNRFGFRHESEILGKTDFDLFSQEYALQTFNDERRILETGSPIIGLEEKVIWPDGHITWASTSKLPLRDAKGNIIGTFGISRDITEWKKIIEELSKAKEKAEESDRLKTSFLQNISHEVRTPMNAIMGFSELLLNENLLPGKRKEYINIICQSGTNLLNIIEDVLKISSIETGQEKVKLEECRLSELISVLELQFRRKAEQKNLDFITDYGPDEEILFLTDKTKLTQILANLLNNALKFTHKGFVRFGCRVENNFLRFFVEDSGIGISAEHIDRIFERFYQVESYLSRDFGGTGLGLSICRAYAEMLGGSVWAESTPGKGSVFHVMIPYQHKEVNLKEQNMEKNTAPPAGSALVLLVEDDEYNYVLVREMLSKTSLTLHRVSTGEEAVEICRKDRNVRLVLMDIKLPGMDGYEATRMIRKTRTDLPIVALTAYAMPEDEEKVRLAGCSDYLSKPLSREQLFSVLQKYLG, from the coding sequence ATGGCACAGGAAAACGCTGAACGGTCAAAAAAATCAAACGATTCTCAAATTTTGTCCGCTGACTTTCTTCAGCGGATTCTCAGGGAAAGCGTCAACGAGATTTATGTTTTTGAAGAAGATACCTGGCGTTTTGTGTACGTAAACGATGCGGCCAGATTGAATCTGGGTTTTAGCGAAGGAGAACTGGCACAAATGACACCACTGGATATCAAACCCGAACTAACAGAAGAGATGTTCAGGGAAATTCTGTCGCCATTGTATAATGGAACAAAGAAAAAAGTTGTATTTGAGACAGTGCATCTGCGCAAGAACAAGTCGAAATATCCCGTGGAGGTTCACCTTCAGATGATGCAGTCCGCCGCTAAGCGATTCTTTGTTGCCCTCATTCTTGATATAACTGAGAGAAAACTTGCTGAAGAAGCTTTACGAAAAAGTGAGAAGCGTTTCCGGACTGCACTTTACAGCATTGGTGATGCTGTAATCACTACCGATACAGAAGGGAATATTATTCATATGAATCCCGTGGCAGAGAAACTGACCGGTTATGAGGAGCCGGAGGCAAGAGGAAAGGCACTGAACGAAGTGTTTGTTATTGTTAATGAATTGACAGGCCTTACAGCCGAGAATCCGGTAAACAGAGTTCTGAAGGAGGGGAATGTGATCGGCCTTGCCAACCACACAATTCTCATCAGCAAAGACGGACAGCAGATACCTGTTGCCGATAGTGGTGCTCCCATTCTCGACGAGGATGGAAAGACAACCGGCGTAGTTCTGGTATTCCGCGATCAGTCCATCGAAAGGAAATGGCAGCGTGAAATATCCGAAAACGAAGCCCGTTTCCGGGGACTGTTTGAGTCTTCAGCTGCAGGTATTGCATTGCATAGGATAGTATATGATGCAGAGGGTAATCCGGTTGATTATGAAATACTTGATGTAAACCCTCAGTATGAAAAAATAACCGGAATTCCTAAGGAAAAAGCTGTGGGGCAAAGGGCAACTTTGTTATACGGAACCGATCAGCCACCCTATTTTGAACAGTATCTTTCCGTTGCTTTGAGCGGTAATTCTCTTTCCTTTGAGACTTACTTTGAACCCATGCAAAAGCATTTTTATATCACCGTTTTTTCACCGGAGCGGGAAAAATTTGCAACCACTTTTATTGATATTACTACTCTGAAAAATGCTATCCGGCAAATAGAAAAAAGCAGCCGGCAGTTCAGCAAAATGTTTTATGAACACAGTGCGGTTAAAATGATACTGGAAGCAGAAACAGGACGAATACTGGATGTAAACCATGCGGCCGAAAAATTCTATGGTTGGACAGGTGAACAGATGCGTACCATGAAAATCAAAGATATCAACACGCTTTCACCTGAAGAGATTCAATTGGAGATAGAAAAGGTACGGACCGGAAAACAAAATTATTTTGAATTCAGACACCGACTGGCTGATGGTTCGGTAAGGGATGTGGAAGTATACAGCACGGCCCTCGAAATGGATGGAAAAGAGGTTCTTTATTCCATTATTCATGACGTAACAGAGAAACGCAGAGCAGTAGAATCGGTTCTTTACGAGCAGTATCTGTTAAACTCGCTGATGGATACCACACCCGATTTAATTTATTTCAAGGATAATGAAAGCCGTCTGATAAGAGTAAACAAGGCTGTTCTCAACCGTTTCGGATTCCGGCACGAAAGTGAAATTTTAGGTAAAACCGATTTTGATCTGTTTTCCCAGGAATATGCCCTGCAAACCTTTAATGATGAACGGAGAATTCTCGAAACAGGTTCGCCGATTATAGGTTTGGAAGAAAAAGTAATCTGGCCCGACGGACATATTACCTGGGCATCTACTTCCAAATTGCCTCTGAGAGATGCAAAAGGAAATATTATAGGAACATTCGGAATATCGCGCGACATAACCGAGTGGAAGAAAATTATTGAGGAACTGTCGAAAGCGAAGGAAAAAGCTGAAGAAAGCGACCGGCTCAAAACTTCTTTTTTGCAGAACATATCGCATGAAGTGAGAACACCTATGAATGCCATAATGGGTTTCTCTGAACTATTGCTGAATGAAAACCTTCTGCCGGGAAAAAGAAAGGAGTATATCAATATTATTTGCCAGAGCGGCACCAATCTCCTGAACATCATTGAGGATGTACTGAAGATTTCTTCTATTGAAACCGGACAGGAAAAAGTCAAACTGGAAGAATGCCGCCTCAGCGAACTGATTTCAGTTCTAGAACTTCAGTTCAGAAGAAAAGCCGAACAGAAAAATCTGGATTTTATAACTGATTATGGACCGGATGAGGAGATTCTTTTTTTGACCGATAAGACCAAACTTACACAGATTCTTGCCAATCTGCTCAACAATGCGCTCAAATTTACGCATAAAGGTTTTGTTCGTTTTGGTTGTCGGGTGGAAAACAATTTTCTCCGCTTTTTTGTCGAGGATTCAGGCATAGGAATTTCTGCGGAGCATATTGATAGAATATTTGAACGGTTTTATCAGGTTGAATCGTATCTCTCACGTGACTTTGGAGGCACCGGACTCGGACTTTCCATCTGCAGGGCCTATGCTGAGATGCTGGGAGGGTCTGTGTGGGCAGAATCCACGCCTGGTAAAGGTTCAGTATTTCATGTTATGATTCCGTATCAACATAAAGAAGTCAATCTGAAAGAACAAAATATGGAGAAAAATACAGCCCCGCCTGCGGGTAGTGCTCTTGTTCTTCTGGTAGAAGACGATGAGTACAATTATGTGCTGGTAAGAGAAATGTTGTCAAAAACCTCTCTTACTTTGCACCGCGTTTCCACCGGGGAGGAAGCTGTTGAAATTTGTAGAAAGGACAGAAATGTCCGTCTGGTGTTAATGGATATCAAACTGCCCGGAATGGATGGATATGAAGCAACAAGGATGATCAGAAAAACGAGGACTGATCTTCCCATTGTAGCCCTCACTGCCTATGCAATGCCCGAGGACGAAGAAAAAGTGCGTTTGGCAGGATGCTCAGATTATCTGTCAAAACCCCTGAGCCGTGAACAATTGTTCAGTGTGTTGCAAAAATACCTGGGCTGA
- a CDS encoding 4-(cytidine 5'-diphospho)-2-C-methyl-D-erythritol kinase: MIDFPNAKINLGLRVIRKRTDGYHDIQTLFFPVGLSDVLEIVPNYTQTANIEVTGLVPEGDPQSNLCMKVWEILHKEKGIPGVDMYLHKRIPSGAGLGGGSSDAAFALKMLDRLFDLSLTEEQLKEYAVRIGSDCPFFLYNCPMAAQGRGEVLSRVDVDVNGYYLVLVIPPLHVPTREAYAQITPAEPPEPVQKTVLRNIELWREHLVNDFEEPVFRKYPLLADIKNRLYQAGAVYASMSGSGSALYGLFTDKPEVHALSEGNRIFIEKIGSMFH, translated from the coding sequence ATGATAGATTTCCCAAATGCCAAAATAAATCTCGGATTGAGGGTGATCCGAAAACGGACTGACGGTTATCATGATATTCAGACGCTTTTTTTCCCTGTGGGATTAAGTGACGTTCTGGAAATCGTTCCAAATTATACTCAAACGGCAAATATTGAAGTTACCGGACTGGTTCCTGAAGGCGATCCACAGAGCAATCTTTGTATGAAAGTATGGGAAATACTGCATAAGGAGAAGGGAATTCCGGGGGTTGACATGTATCTTCATAAGCGGATTCCGAGTGGCGCCGGATTAGGGGGAGGTTCTTCCGATGCGGCTTTTGCCCTGAAAATGCTTGACAGGCTTTTTGATCTGTCCCTCACCGAAGAGCAGTTGAAAGAATATGCGGTAAGGATTGGCAGCGATTGTCCGTTTTTTCTATATAACTGTCCTATGGCAGCGCAGGGGAGGGGAGAGGTCCTCTCCCGGGTTGATGTTGATGTAAACGGCTATTATCTGGTTCTTGTTATCCCGCCCCTTCATGTTCCAACCAGAGAGGCCTATGCACAGATTACTCCGGCTGAACCACCGGAACCTGTTCAAAAGACTGTCCTCAGAAATATAGAATTATGGAGAGAACATCTCGTTAACGATTTTGAGGAACCTGTCTTCAGAAAATACCCTCTTCTTGCAGATATAAAAAACCGGCTCTACCAGGCTGGAGCAGTTTACGCATCCATGTCAGGCAGTGGCTCTGCCCTGTATGGATTGTTTACCGACAAACCTGAGGTACATGCGCTATCGGAAGGAAATCGTATCTTTATTGAGAAAATCGGCAGCATGTTTCACTGA